One window of the Camelina sativa cultivar DH55 chromosome 1, Cs, whole genome shotgun sequence genome contains the following:
- the LOC104747100 gene encoding importin subunit beta-1-like encodes MTQQGSPAHLKQSTLETLGYVCEEISHHDLVQDEVNSVLTAVVQGMNQSENTAEVRHAATKALLNALDFSQTNFENEVERTYIMKMVCETACSKEAEIRQAALECLVSIASTYYEVLKQYMPTLFELTSNAVKGDEESVALQAIEFWSSICDEEIDRQEYDSPDTGDSSPPHSCFIEQALPHLVQMLLETLQKQEEDQDSDDDVWNISMAGGTCLGLVARTVGDGIVPLVMPFVVENITSPDWRNREAATYAFGSILEGPTIDKLAPMVAAGLEFLLLATKDGNNHVRDTTAWSLSRIFEFLHSPESGFSVISPENLPRIVGVLLESIKDVPNVAEKVCGAIYNLAQGYEDLGANSSLLSPYLTEIITHLLAAAERTDGAESKLRGAAYETLNEVVRCSNLSEASSIIAHLLPAIMKKLAETMDLPIISTDDREKQAELQASLCGVLQVIIQKLSGSDDTKPIIMQNADDIMRLFLRVFGCHSSSVHEEAMLAIGALAYTTGAEFVKYMPELFRYLQMGLQNFEEYQVCSITVGVIGDICRALDEQILPFCDQIMGLLIQNLQSDALHRSVKPPIFSCFGDIALAIGAHFERYVAPAIQIMQGAAQVCAQMDTLDEELMDYANQLRRSIFEAYSGILQGFKDTKAELMIPYAQHLLQFVEVVSKDSLRDESVTKAAVAAMGDLADVVGENTKHLFKNFTFCSEFLNECLQSEAEDLKVTARWTQGMIARLMHSS; translated from the exons ATCATGATCTTGTGCAAGATGAAGTGAATTCTGTCCTTACAGCAGTTGTGCAGGGCATGAACCAGTCTGAAAATACCGCAGAAGTTCGTCATGCGGCAACAAAGGCACTGTTGAATGCCCTGGATTTCTCTCAGACTAATTTTGAGAATGAGGTGGAGAGAACTTACATAATGAAGATGGTATGCGAGACAGCATGTTCCAAGGAAGCAGAGATCAGGCAAGCGGCATTGGAGTGCCTTGTCTCCATTGCATCAACATACTACGAGGTGCTAAAGCAATACATGCCAACACTCTTTGAGCTCACATCAAATGCTGTTAAGGGAGATGAAGAAAGTGTTGCCCTCCAAGCAATCGAGTTCTGGAGTTCCATCTGTGATGAAGAGATCGACCGTCAAGAGTATGACAGTCCTGATACTGGTGACTCATCCCCTCCCCATTCTTGTTTCATAGAGCAGGCCCTTCCCCATTTAGTTCAAATGTTGCTAGAAACTCTGCAGAAGCAGGAAGAGGATCAGGATAGTGACGACGATGTCTGGAACATATCTATGGCTGGTGGGACATGCCTTGGCCTCGTTGCCAGAACAGTTGGAGATGGTATAGTCCCTCTTGTAATGCCTTTTGTTGTCGAAAACATAACTTCGCCAGATTGGCGAAACCGGGAGGCAGCCACTTATGCTTTTGGATCAATTTTGGAGGGACCAACAATTGATAAACTTGCCCCCATGGTTGCTGCTGGCTTGGAATTTCTCCTTCTTGCAACCAAGGATGGTAATAACCATGTCAGGGACACAACTGCTTGGTCTCTGAGCCGTATCTTTGAGTTTTTGCACTCCCCAGAAAGTGGCTTCTCTGTCATATCACCCGAAAACCTCCCTAGAATTGTGGGTGTGTTACTGGAATCAATTAAAGATGTGCCAAATGTGGCGGAGAAGGTGTGTGGAGCAATATACAATCTTGCACAGGGATATGAAGACCTTGGAGCAAATtcgtctcttctctctccttatCTTACAGAGATCATCACACATCTGCTTGCAGCTGCTGAGCGTACCGATGGGGCGGAGTCTAAGCTAAGAGGTGCTGCGTATGAAACCTTAAACGAGGTTGTCCGGTGTTCAAACCTTTCAGAGGCCTCGAGCATCATAGCACATCTCCTCCCTGCCATCATGAAAAAACTAGCTGAGACGATGGACCTCCCGATAATATCAACTGATGACCGTGAGAAGCAAGCAGAACTCCAGGCTTCTCTTTGTGGTGTTCTCCAAGTCATAATCCAGAAGCTGAGTGGCTCGGATGATACGAAACCCATCATAATGCAGAACGCAGATGACATCATGAGGCTGTTCCTAAGGGTGTTCGGATGCCATAGTTCAAGTGTCCACGAAGAAGCCATGCTTGCAATTGGTGCTCTTGCCTACACGACTGGAGCTGAGTTTGTGAAATACATGCCTGAGCTCTTCAGATATCTCCAGATGGGATTGCAGAATTTCGAAGAATACCAAGTCTGCTCAATCACCGTAGGAGTGATTGGTGACATTTGCCGTGCCCTGGATGAACAAATCCTACCTTTTTGCGATCAGATCATGGGTCTCCTTATCCAAAACCTTCAAAGCGATGCACTCCACAGATCGGTGAAGCCTCCAATATTCTCATGCTTTGGAGACATTGCTCTGGCGATTGGTGCTCATTTTGAAAGGTATGTAGCTCCAGCCATTCAAATCATGCAAGGGGCTGCTCAGGTGTGTGCTCAGATGGACACACTTGACGAGGAACTTATGGATTATGCGAACCAACTCCGGAGAAGCATCTTTGAGGCATACTCAGGAATACTACAGGGCTTCAAGGACACAAAAGCCGAGCTCATGATACCCTACGCTCAACATCTCTTGCAGTTTGTTGAAGTAGTATCCAAAGATTCCCTAAG GGATGAGAGCGTGACAAAAGCAGCGGTTGCAGCAATGGGTGATCTTGCGGATGTTGTAGGAGAGAACACAAAGCATTTGTTCAAAAATTTCACCTTCTGTAGTGAGTTCCTCAATGAGTGTCTCCAATCAGAGGCTGAAGATCTCAAAGTCACTGCACGCTGGACTCAAGGAATGATCGCAAGACTCATGCACTCATCATGA
- the LOC104703883 gene encoding importin subunit beta-1-like: QNFEEYQVCSITVGVIGDICRALDEQILPFCDQIMGLLIQNLQSDALHRSVKPPIFSCFGDIALAIGAHFERYVAPAIQIMQGAAQVCAQMDTLDEELMDYANQLRRSIFEAYSGILQGFKDTKAELMIPYAQHLLQFVEVVSKDSLRDESVTKAAVAAMGDLADVVGENTKHLFKNFTFCSEFLNECLQSEAEDLKVTARWTQGMIARLMHSS, encoded by the exons CAGAATTTCGAAGAATACCAAGTCTGCTCAATCACCGTAGGAGTGATTGGTGACATTTGCCGTGCCCTGGATGAACAAATCCTACCTTTTTGCGATCAAATCATGGGTCTCCTTATCCAAAACCTTCAAAGCGATGCACTCCACAGATCGGTGAAGCCTCCAATATTCTCATGCTTTGGAGACATTGCTCTGGCGATTGGTGCTCATTTTGAAAGGTATGTAGCTCCAGCCATTCAAATCATGCAAGGGGCTGCTCAGGTGTGTGCTCAGATGGACACACTTGACGAGGAACTTATGGATTATGCGAACCAACTCCGGAGAAGCATCTTTGAGGCATACTCAGGAATACTACAGGGCTTCAAGGACACAAAAGCCGAGCTCATGATACCCTACGCTCAACATCTCTTGCAGTTTGTTGAAGTAGTATCCAAAGATTCCCTAAG GGATGAGAGCGTGACAAAAGCAGCGGTTGCAGCAATGGGTGATCTTGCGGATGTTGTAGGAGAGAACACAAAGCATTTGTTCAAAAATTTCACCTTCTGTAGTGAGTTCCTCAATGAGTGTCTCCAATCAGAGGCTGAAGATCTCAAAGTCACTGCACGCTGGACTCAAGGAATGATCGCAAGACTCATGCACTCATCATGA
- the LOC104747240 gene encoding protein SCO1 homolog 1, mitochondrial: MASALFRTASRLRPVQLCRRIRVSSDLLSTSSPPSPACISDALRHGYCSLPRSFFTFNCGIERLKMDQRRLMSTSASDTTTSKSDSGKSESKSSDKNEKSEGSESSDGGSNQKNDRGSGKDVRGAPVSWMSFFLLLATGAGLVYYYNEEKKRHIEDINTKSIAVKEGPSAGKAAIGGPFSLIRDDGKRVTEKDLMGKWTILYFGFTHCPDICPDELIKLAAAIDKIKEKSGVDVVPVFISVDPERDTVQQVHEYVKEFHPKLIGLTGSPEEIKSVARSYRVYYMKTEEEDSDYLVDHSIVMYLMSPEMNFVKFYGKNHDVDSLTEGVVKEIGQYRK; this comes from the exons ATGGCGTCTGCTCTATTTAGAACCGCAAGCCGTCTTCGTCCCGTTCAACTTTGCCGTCGGATTCGCGTCTCGAGTGATCTACTATCGACATCGTCTCCTCCATCTCCTGCGTGCATCTCCGACGCGCTTCGTCATGGATATTGCTCTCTCCCTCGATCG ttttttacatttaattgtGGAATCGAGCGGTTGAAGATGGATCAGAGACGTTTGATGAGTACTTCTGCTTCTGATACTACAACCTCTAAATCTGACTCCGGTAAATCGGAATCAAAATCTTCCGATAAGAATGAGAAATCTGAAGGATCAGAGAGTTCTGACGGTGGCTCAAATCAGAAGAACGACCGTGGTTCTGGAAAAGACGTTCGTGGAGCG CCAGTTTCATGGATGAGCTTCTTCTTGCTGCTTGCTACTGGAGCTGGATTGGTCTACTATTAtaatgaagaaaagaaacgTCATATTGAAG atataaatacaaaatctaTAGCCGTCAAGGAGGGGCCATCTGCTGGAAAAGCAGCCATTGGAGGACCATTCAGCCTTATAAGAGACGATGGGAAACGTGTGACGGAGAAAGACTTGATGGGAAAATGGACCATCTTATACTTTGGCTTCACTCATTGTCCTGATATCTGTCCCGACGAGCTTATTAAGTTAGCTGCTGCCATTGACAAAATCA AGGAGAAGTCGGGAGTAGATGTGGTACCAGTGTTTATCTCTGTGGATCCTGAAAGAGACACAGTTCAGCAAGTACATGAATATGTCAAAG AATTTCACCCGAAATTGATTGGGTTAACTGGGAGCCCTGAAGAAATCAAATCGGTGGCCCGATCTTACCGGGTTTACTACATGAAGACCGAAGAGGAAGATTCAGACTATCTCGTTGATCACTCTATAGTTAT GTACTTGATGAGCCCGGAGATGAATTTTGTGAAATTCTATGGAAAGAATCACGATGTTGACTCGTTGACCGAGGGCGTTGTGAAAGAGATCGGACAGTACCGGAAGTAG
- the LOC104747320 gene encoding importin-11-like, with the protein MVEEVQEFDSKVQVLNLISTLIGHVSEVIPYAQKLVQFFQKVWEESSGESLLQIQLLVALRNFVIALGYQSPICYSILLPILQKGIDINSPDALNLLEDSMALWETTLSYAPMMVPQLLLCFPYMVEIIERSFDHLQVAVSIMESYIILDGGEFLNMHASSVAKILDLIVGNVNDKGLLSILPVIDILVQCFPVEVPPLISSCLQKLVIICLSGGDDRDPSKTAVKVSSAAILARILVMNTTYLAQLTSDSSLSVLLQQAGVPVEDNVLLCLIDIWLDKVDHASPMQKKTFGLALSIILTLRMPQVLDKLDQILSTCTSVILGENKDLAEEESSGDISSSRSQGEETPPSKELRKSQIKVSDPIYQMSLENSTRENLQTCSTLHGDAFNSAISRMHPSALAQVKQALKLP; encoded by the exons gTTCAAGTTCTGAACTTGATTTCTACTCTGATTGGCCATGTTAGTGAAGTCATTCCGTACGCACAAAAGTTGGTGCAATTCTTCCAGAAG GTTTGGGAGGAATCTTCTGGTGAAAGCCTTCTACAGATTCAGCTTCTTGTCGCACTGCGGAATTTTGTGATTGCACTTGGTTATCAGTCTCCCATTTGCTATAGTATACTGCTCCCAATACTCCAGAAGGGCATTGACATAAATAGCCCTGATGCACTCAACCTTCTGGAGGATAGCATGGCA TTATGGGAAACCACACTTTCCTATGCTCCGATGATGGTGCCCCAGCTATTATTATGCTTCCCCTATATGGTGGAGATCATTGAAAGAAGTTTTGATCATTTACAG GTTGCTGTCAGTATCATGGAATCGTATATCATTTTGGATGGAGGagaatttctaaatatgcatgcTTCAAGTGTCGCAAAAATTCTTGATCTTATTGTTGGAAATGTAAATGATAAGGGGTTACTCTCGATTCTTCCAGTGATTGACATCTTAGTTCAG TGTTTTCCTGTGGAAGTGCCCCCTCTCATCAGCAGCTGTTTGCAG AAATTggtgattatttgcttgagtgGAGGAGATGATCGCGATCCATCCAAGACTGCAGTTAAAGTGTCTTCAGCGGCTATCCTGGCAAGGATTCTGGTGATGAACACCACTTACCTGGCCCAGTTAACATCTGATTCATCTCTTTCAGTGTTACTCCAACAGGCAGGTGTCCCAGTCGAAGACAATGTACTCCTTTGCCTCATCGACATTTGGCTCGACAAG GTTGACCATGCGTCTCCCATGCAAAAGAAGACATTCGGCTTGGCTCTCTCCATAATACTTACTCTTAGAATGCCTCAAGTTCTTGATAAGCTTGATCAAATACTAAG TACATGCACCAGTGTGATCCTTGGTGAAAACAAAGATTtagcagaagaagaatcaag CGGTGACATTAGTTCAAGCAGGTCTCAAGGAGAAGAAACCCCACCAAGCAAAGAGTTACGGAAAAGTCAG ATCAAAGTTTCCGACCCAATCTACCAAATGTCACTAGAGAACTCAACCCGTGAGAACCTTCAGACATGTTCTACACTTCATGGAGATGCCTTTAATTCTGCCATAAGTAGGATGCACCCATCGGCGCTTGCACAAGTGAAGCAAGCTTTAAAGCTGCCGTGA